The sequence below is a genomic window from Haematobia irritans isolate KBUSLIRL chromosome 3, ASM5000362v1, whole genome shotgun sequence.
tacctttccccttccttttgccgtataaaactcctttcccggaagctgcttgtagtcggctttgacgtaggtttcgtcgtccattaccacgcagtcaaacttcgtcagcatcgtcgtgtacagcctccgggatcgcgctttggccgtcgtattttgtttatcatcgcctaccttcactaccttcttgtaccttcttgtaagtcgatagtccggctcgttttttggctcgatgcacggttgtagacgatacacccagcttatttgcggcatctcggagagagaggttagggtttcgcttgaaactaccggcaactctctttgtcgtctcagcggcttccggttttcgatttccccccgatccagacttcctggctgtcgacaaacgttccccaaacactttaattacatttgtaacggttgatttgacaacttttagcgattttgccagctttgcgtgcgagtagctcggattttcgcgttgtgcgagcaaaattttgatacgctgctcttcttggacggcattttgacaactgaagagtgaattccaaaatcaaaattggagcaacattctacacacacacaccttcaaaatgaggggtgttcaggttttttaaatgcaacattgaaagaaatacgtcaagtttatattgaccaaattttgaccgtatcaccctttacgcatttctctaatataaagtctttttgcttgtccaaaagtcgataaacttttaaatgaagtcgtattgtcctcataattaagtgatttgacttaaaaatgggtatcataacatgatagaaaatatgtttgggctaaggtcaacttaactttaataattcagaaaaaatcgttaaatttaatgaaattgtctttaaatttgttgtcattttgtatcttgactacaaggcaaaaaatcgttcaaatatagaacatgtttttcaacactttattttaaagacgttttttacttgaaaaatagcataatttctactggaagtcgagtcttaatttggaaaataaagttgtcgttaactcgttttaaaggactttgatagcatatgaactgAACAgagtaaagtaaagacaaaatctttggaaccgggcatgcttttttttcagtgtatgatggTTTCGGTACACTTGAACTATAATATTAATTCGAATTGAGCTTAATGTTACCACTAACAGTTCAGACAATCTTTAAACATCCACTAAAGaagaatagaaaattgttattgcGGAAAACATAACAAGATTACTTAACACCGAAGAAGTGTGTTGCTTACATATTCCGGCAAAACGaaagaattatatttttattatccaCAATATTAAGGCAGTGCGGCACAATTACACCTTAAGGCAAAGGTGATAAAAATACCAAACGTCCATTGGGTAATCAGCCATACAAAAATCCCCCTTCAAATTGTAATGGAAAAACTGGGTGTTCATCATCCACACCAGTTGCGTTGGGGGAATAGTAATGACGCTAAAGTGCCGGACTTTTAGACAAAATTCCAAAGAAGCATCTGTTACTTCATTgttcatttctttatttattgtatCTCTTTATTAGCAGGGCCGATGGAAAACAATCGGTGTCATttggattagttttttgttggcTACTAAAGTGTGATCTGACAGAGCAAACAGCCAGATTTGCAATAGTCTTCGAAGATGATCAACAAAGCAGTGCCATTATGAATTGAGATCTCCACTGGAAATTAGTACTCCACTCGGCCCAAGATGAGTGGTGCGAGTGTACAACCTTTGATTTGAGTTACCACGCACTTGACATTGCCATCACGTCCAAATGGCATATAAAAATGCTTGGCTCTCAGCGATTACGTATTTTGAAGCGCTTCGTCGATTAAGTAATAGGGACTGGAACTCAAAGTAGGTTTTCCAACAGAGGAGACGCATTATAAAGGCCGTGACACGGGTTTAGTGATGTGGACGTGTTTGGACTGCATTCCCGGCTTCGTTTTTGCATTTTAATAGAACGCAAACAAATCATCGGCCAAATAACTAAAAGCAATCGATATGGGTTTTTGCGAAATGAGTAAACAGAGCAAAAGTCCACGGGCCACAATGCGTAGCCACATTGTAGCAATTGAGCCATTAGATTATTTAATTGTTCGCTAATTTGCCAAAGAGCGTTTGCGATTTGTGCACATGCGTTTTATGCCGATGTATTATGGAATTTATGCAACCAATGTCGACAATATTGGTTAGGACTTGGGCAAGTTGAGACAGCTCATTGAGTTATGCTATTACTTTCTCTGATTACAAAtcctctaaattttgaaaatatttgtgaagTTTTATGGGAATCTGTTGTTGCATAAAATAGGTGATTTAAAAGGGAtcatacaattttggcatggaaatGAGCATCAGGTGTctgcttaaaattgtattcacaatttttgttttattttgtgcctttattgagaaaaaactatatatggagttAAGAGTAAAgattacaaaatattcaatttatgtGTAAACATGAACGAGTTTGCTAAACCTTAAGACCTGCAAATGCATCGCTTCATCGACTTTATGTTTCTTATTTACTTATGTGTATAaacatgaaataaataaattaattaaacaagtaaggaaagtctaaagtcgggcggggtcgactatattataccctgcaccactttgtagatctaaattttcgataccatatcacatccgtcaaatgtgttggggctatatataaaggtttgtcccaaatacatacatttaaatatcactcgatctggacagaatttgatagacttctacaaaatctatagcctcaaaatttaagtcggcttatgtactagggtggaacacaatgttagtaacaaaatatgggaaacatttaaatctgaagcaattttaaggaaacttcgcaaaagtttatttatgatttatcgctcgatatatgtattagaagtttaggaaaattagagtctattttacaacttttcgactaagcagtggcgatttaacaaggaaaatgtggatattttgaccatttttgtcgaaatcagagaaacatgtatatgggagctaatttggcacgcatagcgacaatgataattctactccctgtgcaaaatttcaactaaatcgtagttaaaaattggcctctgtggtcatatgagtgtaaatcgggcgaaagctatatatgggagatatatccaaatctgaaccgatttcaaccaaatttggcacgcatagttacaatgctacttctactccctatgcaaaatttcaactaaatcggagcaaaaaattggcttctgtggacaaatgagtgtaaatcgggcgaaagctatatatgggagctatatctaaatctgaaccgatttggctgatattttgcaagtttttccagactcataaaatatttggatgtacggaatttgaggaagatcggttgatatacacgccaattatgaccagatcggtgaaaaatatatatggcagctatatctaaatctgaaccaaaatcaatagggatcgtctttgagccgaaacaggaccctataccaaattttaggacaatcggactaaaactgcgagctgtactttgcacacaaaaatacatcaacagacagacggacagacagacagacagacagacagacagacagacggacagacagacagacagacagacggacggacatcgctaaatcgactcagaatttaattctaagccgatccatatactaaaaggttggtctatgattacaccttcttggcgttacatacaaatgcacaaacttattataccctgtaccacagtagtggtgaagggtataaaaatgtccatCTTAGGACACCCAAGCTTTTTTAAGTAGatgggaaaatttaaattttgtccatatttacaATGAAGTTGTGTTTAAAGTTAAAAATCTTTTAACTGTggagaattttttgaaatttaatacatagcacatgaagaaatagGCAGAAGAAAACCTTTGAattcaaatttgcttcctagtatCAAATACATTAAATTCaagtttaaaagagaattatgttcCAGAAAtgttcttaattccattctccgcttttttttttggcttgttattaatactaaaatcattagtgtaaagaaaaaatctttggaacagatcatgttttttttcagtgtatagataaaatttgagtagatataaaatttgtcgaatttttaattGTTCTTTTTCGATATACGCATTTTAGGGAAAGATAAACATAagctttcaaattaaaattcacaGAATTCTTGACCTCTGTGGCCCTTGGAAATGCAAAATATCAAGGgcaaagatttagatataacattttctttctcaGTGGTAGCCTTAATGGTAAATAATTATGTAATGAACCCGCCATGATAGAAGTTTCCAGCCTTCCTCAGTGAAAGTGGGGGTTCTTTGGATGGCGAATTACACAACTTTAAATGAGTGATGAACGTCTTACAATTTGTtgacaaaaagtcaaaaaagtGTAAAACGATTtcatacattttgaaaatttttttctaattattaAATCCAAGCTAATCTTAATTAAACATAACTTTCTTTCATGTATAGATAACCATTTGTAAGTGGAACCACTTTAATATAAGGACAAaaggactttattgaaaagtttatcgacttccccccatatacaaaaaagttaaaaaaacttCAAGCCATAAATATTCGTTCAATAAACTGTCGATAAATTGTTTCAATGTTGTTCAGTGTAATTGTAACAATGATTAACAGAATTGTGTGTATAATTAATCAGTACTAATTGTTTATGAATGTATGATGAGTATTTAAAAGTGTGAAGTGGAAATTAAATGTAATAAGAACATAGCCGCTTACTTTGATTTTACTCAACATGAAGCGATCTCTGCGTGAACATCTTGACTTTATTACGGGTAATTTCTTGTCTTGTATTGTTACCTTTGAATACAAACTCTGGCAACCTCATCATACAAAGTATAATTTtgcagcctaaaagtatgctgtaCTTTTCAAGTCGTGAGAAAAACGTTTTTCCCAATTTGAATTCAAATCATTTGTAttgcaattgattttattaaaaaataattcataaaaatcgCTAAAAATATGTAATATAAACTCTTAAAATCTTAACAGTGTAGTATCTTAATCACAATTTAATGTACTTGGCTTTCTTAGGTATTTTCGTATTAATGCCTCACCAGTCCATGATAGGGCCGCGAAAAATGTCATCATATTGAGACAGTGTAGAGTTACGGCATAATCGAAACGATCTCGTATTAAACCTGAAACAAACAACAACTTAGTCACCCATTATTACACTCTACTCTCTGTGATGCTTACCTACAAATGGACCAGCAGCTAAAGTAAAAAGTCCCGAAATTAATAACTGTAGACCGGATGCTGCTGGCAGTCTTTTTAATGGAACACAACTTGGTATTATTAGGGGCCAGAAGATTGTGCGAATGCCTTTGAATACCCCAATGACAGCAAATGTAACCAAAATCACCGGAAATGATCTAGTGCAGGCAACAACAGTTCGGCCCATGGCTATGCCCACAActccaataagaaaaaatatgcgatTATCCCAAGGAattttttccgtgaaaaagGGCATTAGGAAACGTGTCGTTATATCCAAACCACCTAGCAATGATATCGACAAAGTCATCTGTGATGTTTCAAAACCAAAATCGCTGAGAATAAACGGGGTCAGTATGGAGAAGTTAAGTTCACCGAAATTTATGATGGTCAGACCAATAACTAAATTAACGAATGTAAAATCCCGCAACAAATTCAAATCGAAGAAAGCCAcaagtttttgtaaaaatgtcattttggtGGCATTTAAATCAGAATCACACGAAGTTTGGGATACATTTTTTGTATCCCTATCGAATGGCTGGATTTTCTTTAATTCGAGAAGAGCCCTCTCTTCAGCGCAGGTACACTTGAGAGGGCCACCACCATATTTGCTTTGTAAGTATCCTTGTTTTAGATTACATTCCCGTTCCCTGTTAAAATTGTTTGGTTTAAGAAGAGATTTTTGTTTTAGCTCCTCCTCGTCTTCTTCTTCCATGGTGAGGTGACTTTTATGTTTTGGAATATCAAAGTCATTGTTATGCGATATTGTGCGCTGATGTGGATTCACTGAGGCTAGTGACTTTCTCGATCCAAACCAGCCATCATTGGCTCTGGATAACATAGGAGTGCCAGGTTCAATGATCTCAAATCCCGGCTTATCTTCATCGTCATCCTGATACAGGTACTGTGAGGAGAATATGCCTTTCTGTTTCTGCAATTGCATTTCACAATACTGGCATAAGTGCTGCGAATTTTCCTCCAGCACGGCAGTAGGTTTAGTGGATTCATTGGAACTACGACTGACATGTTTCTGTACTGGCTGATAGATAAGGGCACTCATGAAAGCATGCAGAGAAAGGGCTGCAAATATGAAAACCGTGCCTTGGACACCATAGACAGAAATCAGGAAAGTAACCAAATGTGGCAAGACAATTGGTCCTATGCCCGTTATTGTCCACGAAAATCCAGCTGCCTTTCTTCGTTTCTTCTTAAAGTAGGTATTAATGGCCAATGAGGAGGCCGATACGCTAATGCCCATGCCGAAACCTGTTGGAGAAGTCCATTATCCATTTGGTAActgaatttgaatttatatagacATACCAAAGAGTAGAGAATAGGATATCATATAGCCAAGGAAAGTTTCACAAAACGCTGTTAGCATGATGCCAGTAAAGACGAATAGGGATCCCACCAAAGCCACTTGGCGAAATGTGAAACGTCTGAACATTGGTCCATTTAAAAGTCctgaagaaaattaatttttgatatttttaaacaaaagtcCCAAGGGCATCTGTAATTAAAATCACCTGTGCAGGCTGATATGGCTGGATTTGTGTTAATGATTGTGGTAACTTCTGAACTGCTCAAACCCAATTCTTGTAAACGATCTCTGAACATGAAACCAAATTGTTGGACACATGGATAGATGGAAAGctgtaagtaaaaaaaatagaatcgtATACAAATGACATTTTTGATTCTGATTCTCAAGTCTTACATTAGATATCCCAGCTGCGATGCACACCAACCAGGCCCAACCACCGTCGGGTGCTATGAAATCATCACCGAGATCACTTTTGTCACGTCTTCGTTTTTtctttgtctttgtcccaagagGCTCTGTAGTGGTTTGGTATACCGATATGTAggcattctttttgattttttccgaAGATTCCATTAACTGATAAAACAAATGCAATGGCGACTATCGGAAGCTGAAAATATAATAGTACGATGGACCAtaagtaatgtttttttttttaagtattaaaACTTGTTGATTGACAAATTAATCGATttcttcaattaatgttttaattgaatcaattaaaactttaattgacatTGTTCGCAggactcaattatttttttttattcaaggaTCATGATGAGACAATTGAATTGCACTCTTTTAAGAGAAATGTTCTCTCTTTTCTTTCTCACTGGTGAAGGGAAACCTAATTTtccttatgtatgtatgtatttgttttcatttgtaaTATGTCTTATGAGAAAATGAAATTGGACATTGATGGATCGTACCAATGATACTGGAAATATGTCCAAATACGATGACAGCATACTATACCCAAGTTGTTGATAAAACGTATGACAATATGTCAAATGTTTaggttagtttttgtttttatttcggtGAGTAATATGAGAACACGAATAATTCAAATTGGAAATCGGGTGACATCTATTGACGagtgaatttttaaatgaaattaatttgcaatcaattcataATGATGAAAAAGGTAATTTAGGGTTTTCGGGGATTATTTTGCTTAGCGTTTGAGTCAAGTTAACTACATGGGATGTCTTTAAAAGTAAACTTTTACTTTAGTTGGGCACCTCATGGTAATAATTAAGCGCTTAAGTTTtctttacttatttttaattcatattttctTTAACTCAAATTATgatttatacaattttaagtAATTAACGAAACTGGATTtacatatttcatattttccattaaatatttcataatttaaCTGCTGATAAGTAATGTTTAGGGTGTAGGGAAAAAACAAACCTTTTGTTGGAGTTTGACCTTACTCGTAGCTCACTTGCTTTTATTTAGATCATGTTATTGGCATTTTAGCAAACAAAGCAAGACAACTATCAACCATAGATAAAGCCGTACCACTTGAGGCATTGATACCTGATAACCCACCATACCTCGGtacattttcacttttttagcTACTAAATGACCAACCAGAAACTATATCACGTGTATACTTCGATATTATTGAATCCTACCACCTATCTCTTCTATAGGCATATTAACCTAGGTCATCGTACAGTCGTAAATGATTAAATATTATACATTAACTAACCTACTTGGTTATAGAGGGTATTCATCAAAACTTCAAAGTAATATCAAATGTTTGGTCGTTTCATATTTAATCATATTAGTGTAGAATTGTTACCTTTAATGTGTAAGATGccctgaaaaaatattattatactatacgtctaaattaaattttttcaactttatacttttatattaaaaatctaaattctaaCTTGAGCATGTTTTCAATTATATCACTCCTTTGTCTTAATTTGTCACTGGTGGACCTGTCACAGGACTGCTACCGATGTTCCAGTTTATTGctatttttaaatgtatatatatttataaattctaTACCCTATATATTAAAGCTAcattgaaaaaacagtgaacccaccaggaagaaaacttttgattaattttagaaaattttgaatatttgtagaaatttttaactaaacagtattacaagcgctggcatcgcgccgatatcacaaaaataagtaaatatttttcgacaaattcaagaaaatttattagacataaataattttttttcactttcgttttgtttgttattgttggcttctcttcaatcgttattgttgtttttgatcgcagcttaaagccatgcattgactaaactacaagtgtagcttaaccaacagaggaaaagtatgcttgtcaaatttatttgggcaaagccctatagactgcaagatggttggatgtacagctgtttcggaattaccacattcctcatcagcatcctctacttgcagcaaaactatcaaccaattatcagaataaattcgggtaatttactcaacccaaagtgaactacacttgaacctcccgaaaaagggtttgatagtcggctactgcctaaacaaatttgccagcatatctctttccctttgccaaactcaaatcatcgatttgaatgtatttggctggggttgtttttgagcgtgcttcctctatcttcattcgttttgtttgttattgttggcttctcttcaatcgttattgttgtttttgatctcagcttaaagccatgcattgactaaactacaagtgtagcttaaccaacactttttaaagaaaattttgtagtttgaaggaaacaattagagttcaaaattgcatgaatgtctttagtgacatacgaagttcatgatggacgcttttgtagtaaaatttacaaatttgaagaaataatgaactattttataacaaatacgaatttagtaaatctctatccttaacttgtgtataattttttcctatcttttagttcatttaaccaacgtacgcaaaaaattattagagtaaatgaaactttcaccaaatataataagttcatgaataagaaaatatagttaaattggttttagtgaaatagtgagttcacttttttctgagtgtacaCATCTACTGAAATACAATTATTGGAATaattacacccaaaaaaaattatttaacatttatttttctgagaaacgaaatttcggATCACGTGGTATTAGAATCAAGTCAATGGTTTTACTTGACCgtagaaaaaactttaaaactgGTATAAATTTCGTGCACCAAGCAAAAACATGAACTTACTGACGGTAAAACTGTCTTAAGAGCCAAATCATGGTTTATTTGACTACCACTTAAGACAAACAGTCATtaacttttataaaattgaaatttctgatTACGGTTTGTATTGAATGATATTTTGCTCACCGGTTTCTAGGTTTTCTCATCTGAAATGAAGCTCGCAAACTGACATAAAGAAGACTTTATaccttttgtccaatttttaaattattaagaatTTTATAATGTTCGGTTGTTCCACGAATTTAAATGTCAAaaggtaaataaataaatctttatttatttgtcataaaaagttgtcacaattgtattggggatttttgtggggaattttaatttaagttggGGATTTTTTGGGATGAAAGTGGCAAcactgcttgatataaacgaaatgaaatgtgattttgaaataaaaactaaaaaagcaAGAAAATAACAACGTTTTCGATAGCCTTCtccgcacgcacagaaaaaccatgtttggatatggttgccgcatccatttaatgcttatctagagcatgtaattgcagtgaaaaccatgtattttgtctttgtaaaaatagttttcgagcggagaaaaatgtatggtggcaataagcatttgaatggttctcaaataccgcaaacatgttctatcatttaaatgatagaatttgagaccattaaatggtcgggaaaatcatgtacctgaccattcaatttttttacttttttacagtatttttatagattaagtatagacatgtctagaacca
It includes:
- the LOC142228052 gene encoding uncharacterized protein LOC142228052, which encodes MESSEKIKKNAYISVYQTTTEPLGTKTKKKRRRDKSDLGDDFIAPDGGWAWLVCIAAGISNLSIYPCVQQFGFMFRDRLQELGLSSSEVTTIINTNPAISACTGLLNGPMFRRFTFRQVALVGSLFVFTGIMLTAFCETFLGYMISYSLLFGFGMGISVSASSLAINTYFKKKRRKAAGFSWTITGIGPIVLPHLVTFLISVYGVQGTVFIFAALSLHAFMSALIYQPVQKHVSRSSNESTKPTAVLEENSQHLCQYCEMQLQKQKGIFSSQYLYQDDDEDKPGFEIIEPGTPMLSRANDGWFGSRKSLASVNPHQRTISHNNDFDIPKHKSHLTMEEEDEEELKQKSLLKPNNFNRERECNLKQGYLQSKYGGGPLKCTCAEERALLELKKIQPFDRDTKNVSQTSCDSDLNATKMTFLQKLVAFFDLNLLRDFTFVNLVIGLTIINFGELNFSILTPFILSDFGFETSQMTLSISLLGGLDITTRFLMPFFTEKIPWDNRIFFLIGVVGIAMGRTVVACTRSFPVILVTFAVIGVFKGIRTIFWPLIIPSCVPLKRLPAASGLQLLISGLFTLAAGPFVGLIRDRFDYAVTLHCLNMMTFFAALSWTGEALIRKYLRKPSTLNCD